The Corynebacterium marinum DSM 44953 genome contains the following window.
TGACGTGCGGTGAGCATGGCCAGGGCGCGGTCGCGGTCCTCGGGGGCCACGATGGCCACCATGCCGACACCCATGTTGAAGGTCTTCTCCATCTCTTCGCCGGGGACCTTGCCCAGGTCGGCGATGGTGCGGAAGATCTGGCTCGGAGTCCAGGTGGAACGGCTCATGTCGCCGACCAGCCCCTCGGGGATGATGCGCTCCATGTTGCCGGCCAGGCCGCCGCCGGTGACATGGCAGAAGGTGCGGACCTTGCACTCGGAGGCGAGAGCGAGGCAGTCCTTGGCGTAGATGCGGGTCGGCTCGAGGAGTTCTTCGCCGAGGGTGCGGCCCAGTTCCTCGATGTGCCCGTCGAGCGGCAGGCCGGCCTTCTCCAGGAGGACGTGGCGGGCCAGGGAGTAGCCGTTGGAGTGCAGGCCGGAAGAGGCCATGCCGATGATGATGTCGCCGGAGCGGACCAGGTGGGGGCCGAGAAGATCATCCGCCTCGACCACGCCGACCGCGGTGGCGGACACGTCGTAGGCGCCCGGCTCCATGAGGCCCGGGTGCTCCGCGGTCTCGCCGCCGAGGAGGGCGCAGCCCGCCTGGATGCAACCTTCGGCGATGCCCGCGACGATCTGCGCGACGTGCTCGGGGACGACCTTGCCGATGGCGATGTAGTCCTGGAGGAAGAGCGGCTCGGCTCCGCAGACGACGAGGTCGTCGACGCACATGGCGACGAGGTCGATGCCGATGGTGTCGTGCTTGTTCATCGCCTGGGCGACGGCGAGCTTGGTGCCCACTCCGTCGGAGCCTGCGGCCAGGAGGGGCTCCTTGTACTTGCCCAGCGCGAAGAGGCCGGCGAAGCCGCCGAGTCCGCCGCGGACCTCGGGCCGGGTGGCCTTCTTCGCCAGCGGGGCGAACAGCTCGACGGCGCGGTCGCCGGCCTCGATGTCCACTCCGGCTGCTGCGTAGGAGGCGCCCTGGTGGTCGGTCTCGGTCATGGGTTCTCAGTTCTCTTTCTTCAGGGAGTCGAGCGGATCTAGTTGGCCTGCATCTTGGCGACCAGTTCCGCGTTGGCGCTGCCGGTGGGCAGACCGAGCGGGTAGGTGCCGTCGAAGCATGCGGTGCACAGCTGCTCACGCGGCTGTTCGGTCGACTCCACCATTTCATCAATGGAGACGAATCCGAGGGAGTCCGCGCCGATGGCGGTGCAGATCGACTGGGTGAGGGCGTCGCCGTTCTGGGCGTCGCCGGCGCCGGCGTTGGCGATGAGTTCGCCGGGGCTGGCGAAGTCGATGCCGTAGAAGCACGGCCACTTCACCGGCGGGGAGGCGATCCGGACGTGGACCTCCGCCGCACCCGCCTCGCGCAGCATGCGGATCAGGGCCCGCTGGGTGTTGCCGCGGACGATGGAGTCGTCGACGACGATGAGCTTCTTGCCGGCGATGACCTCGCGCAGCGGGTTGAGCTTGAGGCGGATGCCCAGCTGGCGCAGCGTCTGGGAGGGCTGGATGAAGGTGCGGCCGACATAGGCGTTCTTGACCAGGCCCTGGCCGAAGGGGATGCCGGATTCGCGGGCGTAGCCCACGGCCGCGGGGGTGCCTGAATCAGGCACCGGGATGACCAGGTCGCCTTCGGCGGGGAACTCCCGGGCGAGACGGCGGCCGATCTCGATGCGCGTGGCGTTGACGGAGCGGCCGCGGATGTTGGAGTCGGGGCGCGCCAGGTAGACGAACTCGAAGACGCAGCCCTTGTGGGTGGTCTCCGCGAAGCGTGTGCTGCGCACGCCGCCCTCGTCGATGGCGACGAGTTCGCCGGGCTCGATCTCCCGCACGAAGGCGGCGCCGATGATGTCGAGCGCGCAGGTCTCGGAGGCGACGACCCAGCCGCGGTCGAGCCGGCCCAGCACCAGGGGGCGCACGCCGTGGGGGTCGCGCGCCGCGTAGAGGGTGTGCCCGTCGGTGAAGGTGAGGCAGAAGGCTCCCTTGACCCGCGGGAGAAGTTCCTGGGCGGACTCGAAGACCGTCCGGCCCTCGGCGACGGATTCCGCCAGCAGGGCGGTGATCACGGCGGTGTCGGAGGAGGCCGCCTCCGCGTCGCGGAACTCCTTCAGCCCGCGGGCGATCGCCTCTTCCCGGAGCTCGACGAAGTTGACGAGGTTGCCGTTGTGCCCGAGGGCGACGTCGGTGCCGTCGGGGGAGGTGCGGAACATCGGCTGGACATTCTCCCACTTCTTTCCCCCGGCGGTGGAGTAGCGGGTGTGTCCGAGCGCGATGTCGCCGTGCAGCGCACCGAGGGAGGATTCGTCGAAGACCTGGGAGACGAGTCCCATGTCCTTGAACACCACGATGCGTTCGCCGTCGCCGACAGCGATGCCGGCGGCCTCCTGGCCGCGGTGCTGGAGGGCGAACAGCCCGAAATAGGTCAGTTTGGCGACTTCTTCGCCTGGGGCCCACACACCGAAGACCCCGCACTCTTCACGGGGCTCGGTCTCACCACGGTCGTCGAGGCCGTTGAGCGGGGCGGATTCGGTCCGGGAACGGTCCATATTTACCACGACCTACACTCTAGTCCGTGACCTCGTCACAAACTAATGACCGGCAGCAAACGCCCCACCTCGGTGACCCGCTGGCCCGAGGCCTGGACGCGGCCGTCGGCGAGCGCGGCGTCGAGAAGCAGCTCCCCGGTGGCCAGCTGGAGCCACGTCAGCGGGTCGGTCTCGAAGACGTTGGGCGGGGTCCCGCGCGTGTGTGCGGGACCGGCGATGCACTGCACCGCGACGAAGGGCGGGACCCGCACCTCGACCGTCCTCCCGGGCGCGTCCTGCGCGAGCTGGCGGACGGTGCCGCGGACGGCGTCGGCGAGCAGGGCACGGGGCGGCTTCTCGACGCCCGACGGGTCCCGGACCCAGTCAAACACCGCGGCCACTGAAGAGATGTCCATGACCCCGCATTCTACCCAAGGTAATGTGTGCCCCTAACCCCGATAGTTCGCTGAGAGAAAGCACGTCCGCATGACGAACAACCAGAAGTCCCCGAAGGTCACCCTGCGATTCCTCGCCGCCCCCACCGACGTCCTCATGGCCGGAAACCAGGGTGTCAGCGGTGGCCGCGTGCTCGAGTGGATCGACAAGGCCGCCTACGCCTGCGCCGTCCAGTGGTCCGCCACCTACTGCGTCACCGCCTACGTCGGCCACATCCACTTCAACCGGCCCATCCCCTCCGGCCACATGGTGGAGGTGCGTTCACGGATCGCGATGACGGGGCGTTCCTCGATGCACATCGTCAACGAGGTCTACTCCGCCGACCCCCGCGAGGGCGTTTTCACCCGGGCGTGCGACTGCCTGGTCATTTTCGTGGCCAAGGACACCGCCACCGGAAAGACCCAGGCGGTGCCCGAGTTCATCCCGTCCAACGAGGAGGAGCGGCGCGTCCTCGACGCCGCGCTCTCGCGCATCGAACTGCGCAAGGCCATCGAGTCGGAGATGGAGCAGCAGACCTACAACGGCCCCTCCGAGGCCCCGCGCGTGATCCACCGCTTCCTGGCGAAGCCCACCGACATCAACTGGGGCGGCAAGGTCCACGGCGGCACCGCCATGGAGTGGATCGACGAGGCCGGCGCGGCCTGCACGATGGAGTGGTCTGGCGAGCACACCGTCGCGGTGTACGCCGGCGGGATCCGCTTCTACCGCCCTATCAGCATCGGCGACCTCATCGAGGTCGACGCCCGCATGGTGCGCACCGATTCCCGCTCCATGCAGCTGAGCGTCCACGTGCGTTCCGGGAGCCCGCGCGGCGGCCGCGAGCACCTCCAGACCGCGATCCATGCCACCGTGACCTACCTGGCCATGGACGTCGACGGCAACGCCCTGCCCGCCCGCCAGTTCACCCCGCGCACCACCGAGGACGTGCGGCTCGCCGAGCACGCCACGACCCTGCGCGAGCTCCGCGCGAAGTACGCGCCGACGCCGCTGGTGCCGCAGAGCACCCCGTCGCACATCGACTAGGAGCGGGAGTCAGGCCGCTACAGGAGGTGCTGCGCCAGCATCCCGGCGGCCACGACCATCATCGCCACGCCGGCCACGCCGGTCAGGATCCGCGAGCCCCGTTCCGAACCCGCGAGCACCCTGCCCGCGAACAGTCCGAGCAGCGCGTAGAAGGTCGTCGCCGACGCGATGAACAGCAGCCCCAGCGCGAACATCTGCGCCGCGGCGGGCCAGCCGGCGGGGGCGATGAACTGCGGCAGCAGCGCGATGAACAGCATCAGCCCCTTCGGGTTGAGGCCGCTCACCGCTGCGCCGGTGGCGACGGTTCCCGCCCGCTTCTCGACGGCCGTCTCCGCCCTCGTCAGCGTCGCAACTCCCCCGCCGCCGGGCTCCTCGTCCGGTGCGGCAGACAAAGCCGTGTCGACCTCGACGCTGACCGGGCCGGCCAACGCCGCCCGCACCATCGTCCAGCCGATCCGCAGGAGCACGAGCACGCCGAGGACCGTCACAACGGTCAGCAGCACCGGATGCCGGGCCACCAGCGCACCGAGGCCACCGGAGACGACGACCGTCAGGCCGAGGTAACCCAGCCCGATCCCCAGCAGGGGCAGGACGAGGGAGCGGCGCCGGAAGGCGTGGCCGAGCACGAACGCCCAGTCCGGGCCCGGGGTGACGATCAGCAGCAGGCTGACGGCCCAGAAGCTCAAGAGGTGCGCGATATCCATGCCAGTGATGATGCCGACGATCCGGCGGGCCGGAAACTTCCGCGCTTTTCATTCATCCCGGGTTGACCAGGCGCGCCTTATGGCAGAATCAGGCGCATGGACGCTGTCGACCGCACGATTCTGTCACTGATCCAGGACAATGCGCGGATCACAGCCGCGGAGCTGGCGCATCATACGGGGGCGTCATCAAGCACCTGCCTGCGGCGCCTTCGGGCGCTGGAACGCGGGGGCGTGATCACCGGATTCCACACCCGCCTGGACCCCGCGACGGTCGGCTACGGCGTGCAGGTGATCGCGTTCATCACCCTGGACCAGGAGGACCGGGCGACGGTGGCGGCGCTGGAGGACGGGCTGGCGGCTATCCCCCAGGTGCTGTCGGCGGAGCGGCTGTTCGGCGACCCGGACTTCCTCGTACGTCTGGTGGCGCACGACCTCGCGGACTACCAGCGGCTGCGCGACGAGCACCTGAGCGAACTGCCAGGCGTCGCGCGGATCACCTCCACGCTGGTCATGCGGACCATCGTCGCCGACGGGCCGATTCCGCTCTAGACGACGACCATCCACACCGCGACCTGGTGCACCGCCGCCGCGACGATCGTGGCCGTGTGGAAGTGCTCGTGGTAGCCGATGACGCTGGCGTCCCGGCCCGGCCAGCGGAACCCGTACATCAGCGCGCCGAGCGAGTAGACCATGCCGCCGGCGAACAGCAGCCACACCACCGCCGGGCCGACCCCCGACCACAGCTCCGGAACGAGGGGAACGATGAGCCAGCCCAGCGTGAGGTAGACGACCACCGACAACCAGCGGGGATGGTCGATCCACACCAGATTGAGCGCGATTCCGAGCGCCGCGCCGGTCCAGGCCGAGACGAGCATCCAGGTGGCCTGCGTGGACTCCAGGGCAATGAGGCAGAAGGGCGTGTACGTGGCGGCGATGAAGAAAGCGATGGTGGCGTGGTCGGCTCGCCGCCACCCCTCGACCGTGCGCTGGCTGCGCCACCGGCCGAGATGGTAGGCGGCGGACACACCGAACAGGACGACCACCGAGACCGCGTAGAGGGTCACCCCGAGCGCCTGCCACCAGACGATGGTCATCCATGCGTAGGTGGCCAGGACGGAGCCTGCGACGACGGAGGCCAGCGCGGCGATGAAGTGGAACCAGCCGCGCGTGACCGGGCGCGGGCCGCGGTCGAAGACCGTCCTGGTGATCGTGATGGTATCTGCCACTGGCCCAACCTTCCTTCGCGTAAGTTACGCGAGCGTAAGTATCTGCCAGTGTACGCCCGCGCCCCAGGGTCCGGCAACAGTATTCCGGACGCGAACCGTCACAGGCCCTCCGCGGGACAGAAAGAGCCCGGGAGGTGATCCTCCCGGGCTCTTCCACTCGAACGGCTACTCGACGACCGAGTTGGCGCCCACCGCGTGACCGAACAGGTCGGGCAGGGTCGCCTTCCAGGCGGCCTTGAGCTCGTCCAGATCGACGGCGACGTCGCCGAAGACCAGCTCGCGGCCCTGGGTGGTCTCGCCGATGACGGCGGCCGGGACACCCTTCTCAGCGGCGCGGGCCAGGACGGCGTCGACACGCCCGGCGGTGGTGGCCACCACCGCGCGGGACGCGGACTCGGAGAACAGTGCGACGAACTCGTCCTCGTGCACTGCGGAGAGGTCGAGCTTCACGCCGCCCTCGGTGCGGAACGCCATCTCCACGACGGTCTGCGCGAGGCCGCCCTCGGAGATATCGTGCGCGCCGGTCAGGTCGGTGTTGCCCACGAAGAAGTCCGCCAGGCGCTCCTCGTCGGCCAGGTCGACCTGCGGGGGCAGGCCGGACAGGCCGCCGCCGGAGATCTGCTGCCAGATGGAGCCGCCGAACTCGTCGTCGGTCTCGCCCAGGAGGATGAGGACCTCGGCCTCATCGACGGTGCCCAGGTCGTGGCCGATGGCCTGGTGGACATCCTCGATGACGCCCAGGACGCCGACGACGGGGGTCGGCAGGATCGGCTCGTCACCGGTCTGGTTGTAGAAGGAGACGTTGCCGCCGGAGACCGGGATGCCCAGCTCCTTGGCGCCGTCGGCCAGGCCGTGGACGGCCTCGCGGAACTGCCACATGACGTCGGCGCTCTCCGGGGAACCGAAGTTGAGGCAGTTGGTCACCGCGACCGGCTTCGCGCCGGTGACGGCGACGTTGCGGTAGGCCTCGGCGAGCGCCAGGCGGGCGCCGGTGGCCGGGTCGAGCTTGGTGTAGCGGCCGGAGGCGTCGGCCGAGACGGCGACGCCCCGGTTGGTCTCCTCGTTGATGCGCAGGACACCGGCGTCGGAGTACTTGGCCTTGACGGTGTTGCCGCGGACGTAGCGGTCGTACTGCTCGGTGATGAAGTCACGGGAGCACAGTGCCGGGGAGGACACCATGTCGAACAACGCCTGCTTGAGGTCCGCCGGCCGTTCGACCGGGGCCTGCTCCTGCAGCTCGTCCTGCCACTCGGGGCGGGCGAAGGGGCGCTCGTAGACCGGGCCCTCGTCGATGGTGGACGCCGGGGCGTCGACCACCAGCTCGCCGTTGTGGTACACGAGGTAGCGGTCCTTCTCGTCGATGACCTCGCCGATCTCGGCGACGGGCACCTCCCACTTCGCGCAGATCGCCTGGAACTTCTCCACGTTCTCCGGGGTCACCACGGCGCACATGCGCTCCTGGGACTCGGAGGCGAGGATCTCGGCGGCGGTCATGTTCTCGGCGCGCAGCGGCACGGCGTCGAGGTTGACGCGCATTCCGCCGTCGCCGGCGGCCGCCAGCTCGGAGGTGGCGCACGCGAGGCCACCGCCGCCGAGGTCCTGGATACCGACGACCACACCGGCCTGGTAAAGCTCGAGGCAGCACTCGATGAGGACCTTCTCGGCGAAGGGGTCGCCGACCTGGACGGCCGGCAGCTTGCGCTCGGCGCCCTCCTCGAAGGACTCAGAACCGAGGACGGACACGCCGCCGATGCCGTCGAGGCCCGTGCGGGAGCCGAAGAGCATGACCTTGTTGCCGGTGCCCGAGGCGAAGGCCAGCTTGAGGTCCTCCACCTTGAGGGTGCCCACACACAGGGCATTGACCAGCGGATTGCCGGAGTAAGCCTCGTCGAAAACGGTCTCGCCGCCGATGTTGGGCAGGCCGAGGGAGTTGCCGTAACCGCCGACGCCGTGGACGACACCCGGCAGAACGCGCTTGGTGTCCGGGGCGTCCGCCGGGCCGAAGCGCAGCTGATCCATCACGGCGATCGGGCGGGCGCCCATGGCCATGATGTCGCGGACGATGCCGCCGACGCCGGTCGCCGCACCCTGGTAGGGCTCGACGAAGGAGGGGTGGTTGTGGGACTCGACGCGGAAGGTGACGGCGTCTCCGCCGCCGATGTCGACCACGCCGGCATTCTCGCCGATGCCGGCGAGGATCTTCTCCGCCATCTCCGGGGTGGTGGTCTCACCGAAGTAGCGCAGGTGCACCTTGGAGGACTTGTAGGAGCAGTGCTCCGACCACATCACCGAGTAGACGCTCAGTTCCGCGTCGGTGGGTCGGCGGCCGAGGATCTTGGTGATCTTGTCGTACTCGTCGTCCTTGAGGCCGAGCTCGACGTAGGGCTGCGGGGCATCCGGGTTGGCCTTGGCGGCGTCGACGGTGTCGTTATGAACTGTCATTGTGTGTTGCGCCTCCTAGGCTGCGATCGTGCCGATGGCGGACAGGAACATCCCCAGGCCGTCGATGGACGGGCCGGTGAGGATCTCGACGGCGTGCTCCGGGTGCGGCATGAGTCCGACGACGCGGCCGGTCTCGTTGGTGATGCCGGCGATGGCGTTGAGGGAACCGTTGTAGTTGTCGGTGTAGCGGAAGACCACGCGGCCCTCCCCCTCGAGCATGTCGATGGTGTCCGGGGCGGCCTGGAAACGGCCCTCGCCGTGCTTGGCCGGGACGAGGATCTTCTGGCCGGCCTCGTAGTGCGAGGTCCACGCAGTGTCGGCGTTGACGACCTCAAGGTAGGTGTCGGTGCAGTGGAAGTGGAGGCCCTCGTTGCGGGTGAGGGCGCCGGGCAGGAGGCGGGCCTCGGTGAGGACCTGGAAGCCGTTGCAGATTCCCAGGACCGGCATCCCCTTGCCGGCCGCCTCGACGACAGCCCGCATCACCGGCGCGATCGCGGAGATGGCGCCGGAACGCAGGTAGTCGCCGTAGGAGAATCCGCCCGGGACGACGACCGCGTCGACGCCCTTGAGGTCCTCGTCGGCGTGCCACAGGTTGACCACCTCGGCGCCGGCGATGCGGACGGCACGGGCGGCGTCGACGTCGTCGAGCGTGCCCGGGAAGGTGATGACACCGATCTTGGCGGTCACTTGGCGACCTCCACGCCCACGACCTCGAAGTCCTCGATCACGGTGTTGGCGAGCAGCGTCTCGGCGACCTTCTCGAGGTCGGCGGCGGTGACGGAGTCATCCACCTCCAGCTCGAAACGCTTGCCCTGACGTACGTCGCTGACGCCGGTGACACCGATGCGCCCCAGCGCTCGGTGGACGGCCTGTCCCTGGGGGTCGAGGATCTCCGCCTTCGGCATGACATTCACAACAACACGGGCCACAGTTTTCCCTTATCTTCGCCGGAATTGGTCGGATTTCATTCTAGCCTGCCGCACCAAACCCAGTTACTTCGCGAGACGCAGGGCACATACCAGAACCGGTTAATCGGGGGTACCCCTTCATTGAAAGTGAGATGAACTCTGTGTCAACGCCCGGTCAAATGGCCAGTAGAGCACCCCGGACGGGGTGAGTTTCCGGAGCAAGCATCCGGCAAAAAGGTGAGATCAACGGTTAGGTATCCGGGCGGACACATCTGTCCGGGTCACGTCCTCTTCTCCCGATTATCGAAGGTACCCCCCATGCTCCGTCCCGCCAGCGGGCTGATCGCAGCCGCCGCTACAGGCCTCTCCCTCATTCTCGTCCCCTCCACCGCCCTGGCCGCACCCGCCGGCGACAACGTCGTCATCAACGAGGTGTACGGCGGCGGAGGCAACTCCGGTGCCACCTACACCCACGACTTCATTGAGCTGTACAACCCGACCGGCGAAACCATCGTGCTCGATGGCTGGACGGTCGAGTACTACTCCGCAACGGGCACCAGTGCGACTGCCACCACGCTGTCCGGTTCCATCGGACCCGGCGACTTCTACCTCATCCAGCAAGCCAAGGGCAGCGGCGGCACCGAGGCCCTGCCCACCCCGGATGCCGTCGGAAACGCCGCGATGAGCGGCACCAACGGCAAGGTCGTGTTCAAGGACGCCGTCGGAAACACCGTCGACCTCGTCGGCTTCGGCTCCACCGCCAACCTCTACGAGGGATCCGGCCCCACCCGGACCCTGTCGAACTCGACCTCCGCGCAGCGCGAGCCCGTCGGCCATGACACGGACGACAACGCCCTCGACTTCACCGTCGCCGCCCCCACCCCGCAGAACTCCGGCGGCATCGGCCCCGTCATCACCGAACCCGAGCCGGAGCCCGAGCCCGGCGCGGCCGTCTCCATCGCCGAGATCCAGGGCACCGGCGCGGTGTCCCCGCTCAAGGGCCAGCAGGTCACCACCGAAGGCGTGGTCACCGCGGTCTACCCGGAAGGCGGCCGCAACGGCTTCCATCTGCAGACCGGCGGCACCGGCGGCGCACCGAAGCAGACCGGCGAGGCCTCCGACGCCATCTTCGTCTACCTGGGCAGCCAGGGGACCTACCCGGAGATCGGCGACTCGGTCATCGTCACCGGCCAGGCGGACGAGTACTACGACGTCACGCAGATCTCCGGCCCGACGATCACCGCCCCCGACACGGACTTCGCCCCGGTCACCCCGGTCGAGATCGGTCACCTTCCCGCGGGAGATGAAGCCCGCGAAGCCTACGAGTCCATGCTGGTGCTACCCACCGGCGCCCACACGGTCACCAACAACTACGCGCTGAACACCTTCGGCGAGATCGGCCTGGCCCCGGGCACCGGGGCACACCGCCAGCCGACAGACGTCCATGCCCCGGACACCGACCTGGCTTCCCCCGCCCAGCAGCTCGCCGCGCGGCAGCAGGCCGAGCTGGTGCTTCTCGACGATGGCCGCACCCGCAACTACATGACCGGCGACAAGACCACTCCCCTCCCCTGGGTCGCCGTCGACGGCGCGGCGGGCGTCTCCATCCGCACGGGTGCCGCGGTGGACTTCCAGCACCCGGTCGTGGTCGGCTTCTCCCACGACCACTGGCGCTTCCAGCCGACCACCCCGGTCACCGGCAACAGCTCCGCCGTTGAACTCCCCATCACCTGGGAGGACACCCGCGCCGCCGAGATCGGCGCCATGGACACGGTCGAGGGCGATTACTCCGTCGCCTCCTTCAACGTCCTGAACTACTTCACCTCCCTCGGCGAGAACGAGGAGGGCTGCCGTTCGTACAACGACATGTACGGCACCCCGGTGGGCACCAACTACTGCGACGTCCGCGGCGCCTGGTCGCAGGACGCCTTCGACGACCAGCAGACGAAGATCGTCGCCGCGATCAACGCTCTCGACGTCGACGTCCTCGGCCTCGAGGAGATCGAGAACACCTACGCCCTCACCGGCGACATCGAGCGCCGGGATGAAGCCCTGTCCGCGCTTGTCGACGCCCTCAACGCCGACGCCGGCACCACCCGCTGGGCCTACGCCCCCTCCCCGGCAGTCGTCGGCACAGACGAGGACGTGATCCGCGTCGGTTTCCTCTACGACCCGGCGACCGTGGAGACGGTCGGTGAGTCCCGCGTCTTCGACGACGCCCGCTTCACCGGCACCGCCCGCCAGCCGCTGGCCCAGGAGTTCGCCGCCGTCGACGGCGGCAAGTCCTTCGTCGCGGTGGTCAACCACTTCAAGTCCAAGGGTTCCGTCGCCGCCGGCGACAGCGACAAGGGCGACGGCCAGGGCAACAACGCCACCGTCCGCGTCAACCAGTCCCAGGCGCTCCTCGAGCACCTCGGGGACCAGTCGGACTGGGACGACCTGCCGGTCTTCATCCTGGGCGACACCAACGCCTACTCACGGGAGACGGCCATGTCCGTCCTGGAGACCGCCGGTTTCACCAACATCGCCGCGCAGTACGACCCGGAGCACACCACCTACCAGTTCGGTGGCCTCCTCGGTTCCCTGGACCACGCCCTCGGCAACGCCGCGGCGATGGAACTCGTCGCCGACGCCCGCATCTGGAACATCAACGCCGATGAGCCGGTCGTCTACGAGTACTCCCGCCGCAACTACAACGTCATCGACTTCCACGAGGACAACTACTTCCGCTCCTCCGACCACGACCCGGTGAAGGTGGGCTTCAACCTCCCCACCGGCGCCGAGGGCAACGGTCGTCCGGCCCACTCCTTCGAGCAGGGCCGCCCCGCCCACTCCTTCGGGAACAACGGCAACAACTAAGCCCCGCTCCTCCCGCACGACACCCCCGGAGAACCCTGCTGTTCAGGTTCTCCGGGGCTGTCGTGTTTCCGGCGGGCGGATCAGCCCGGCAGGTTCGCCTCGATGAGCGAGACCAGCGCGGGGTCGTTCGGTTCGGTGCGCGGCCGGATGCGGGCGAGCACCTCGCCGGAAGGCGAGATGAGGAACTTCTCGAAGTTCCAGGCGACGTCGCCGGCCTCGCCCTGCGCGTCCGCCACCGAGGTCAGCTCCCGGTAGACCGGGTGGGCGTTCTCGCCGTTGACATCGAGCTTGGACAGCAGCGGGAAGCTGACGCCGTAGTTGAGGGAGCAGAAGTCGGCGATCTGGGCGTCGGAACCCGGTTCCTGGGCGCCGAACTGGTTGCAGGGGGCGCCGACGACGGTGAGGCCGCGCCCGGCGTAGTCATCGGCGAGCTGCTGGAGCCCGGCGTACTGCGGAGTCAGGCCGCACTTCGAGGCGGTGTTGACCAGCAGGAGGAGATCGCCCCCGGCGATCTCCCGCAGGGTGGAGGTGGTGGAGTCGGGGAGGTTGACGGGGATGTCGAGAAGCTCAGTCATACCCTCAGACTACGGCGCGGTAGTCGCTCGGCGCGGCGCCCGCCCCGACTGCGGCGACGGCGGCGCGGAGAAAGTCGGAGGCCACCTTCTTCTCCTGCAGGTTGCGGCCCGACACGGACAGGCGGATGGTGTTGCCGCTGGCGGCGCCGCGCTCGGCGGCCCGGATCACGTTGCGGCGCCACCACTTGGCCGCGCCGAAACCCTCGCCGACGGACAGGTTGCGGCACTGCTCGAAGGAACCGTCCGCGAGGTTGTGTATGCCCCGGGTGCTGGCGGCGAGGACGAAGTTGAACTCCGGCAGCACCTCGAGGGTGCCCGGCGACATGCGCCAACGGGGCGGGGCGAAGATGTCGGGCTCGAAACCGATCTTCCTCATCTGGCGGGTGGCGCCGGCCAGCCGCAGACGGGCTTCGTGGGAGTCGAGGGTGGCGAACTCGGAACGCCGGCCCTGCACGGCCTGGTCGAAACCGTTGAGGATGAGCACCCGGCCGGCCTCCTGCTGCCCGAGCAGCCAGTCGCGGGTCTTCGGGTCCCGGGCCAGGTGCCAGTTGCCGTCGATGTGCGGGGCGACCAGCAGAGACACGGGGATGGTCTCCGCGTCGAGGGCCTTCATCATGTCCGCCACTGCTCCCCTGGTGTCGGAGAAGATACTGGAAACTGAAACCAGGAGGCGGCCGCGCATAGGGGGAATTATCGCACGCCAGCACCGCTCTGTCGCGGCAAGTTTTCCCCGGCGCCCGCGGTATGCAGCGTCCATGCGTACTCGAAGGCGGTCTGCTGCCAGCGGGCGTACCGGCCGGACACGCCGCCGTGCCCGGCGGACATCTCGGTCTTGAGCAGGAACTCGCCGCCGGTGGCGGTGGCGCGCAACCGGGCGATCCATTTGGCGGGCTCGACGTAGAGGACGCGGGTGTCGTTGAGCGACGTGATCGCCAGGATGTCCGGGTAGTCCTTGGCCTCCACGTTCTCGTAGGGGGCGTAGGAGGCCATGTAGTCGTAGACCTCCGGGTCGTGGAAGG
Protein-coding sequences here:
- a CDS encoding DUF2334 domain-containing protein, which encodes MRGRLLVSVSSIFSDTRGAVADMMKALDAETIPVSLLVAPHIDGNWHLARDPKTRDWLLGQQEAGRVLILNGFDQAVQGRRSEFATLDSHEARLRLAGATRQMRKIGFEPDIFAPPRWRMSPGTLEVLPEFNFVLAASTRGIHNLADGSFEQCRNLSVGEGFGAAKWWRRNVIRAAERGAASGNTIRLSVSGRNLQEKKVASDFLRAAVAAVGAGAAPSDYRAVV